A portion of the Verrucomicrobiota bacterium genome contains these proteins:
- a CDS encoding SAM-dependent methyltransferase, translating to MNAVDVFCSNLQDALAGGAFRKLTLGKLRDELADQEHVYVRPVEVRGELQLSFVHRYPDHDTTKNFPPADALARIRTWLGTASLAATLFTTAERVQLRFNRRGKPQLQRQRETGEPPSLQHDQSKARLLQDERFLVQLGVLDPAGKPRPQMGDKYRQVHHFIELVAPLTREMQPGERVKVVDLGSGKGYLTFALYVFLTGKGLQAEVTGVEQRRPLVDLCNEIAGSCGYGGLRFEAARISETSLAGADLVVALHACDTATDDALLAAIRAGARWILAAPCCHQEVRPQIRPPEGLEPLFRFGIQVDRLAESVTDTIRALCLEAAGYESRIQEFINLEHTPKNLLILAAKRPKTVDQCRKWQEVIAFQTRFGIRRQRLADALAAEAEKCPD from the coding sequence ATGAACGCTGTTGATGTGTTTTGTTCCAACCTGCAGGACGCCCTGGCCGGGGGCGCGTTTCGTAAATTGACCCTGGGAAAGCTGCGTGACGAACTGGCGGACCAGGAACACGTTTACGTGCGGCCGGTGGAAGTGCGGGGCGAACTGCAACTCTCTTTTGTGCATCGTTACCCGGATCACGATACCACCAAGAACTTTCCACCGGCAGACGCTCTGGCCCGGATCCGCACCTGGCTGGGCACGGCGTCATTGGCCGCGACCCTGTTTACCACGGCTGAAAGGGTCCAACTGCGGTTCAACCGGCGGGGTAAACCGCAGCTTCAGCGCCAGCGAGAAACCGGGGAACCGCCTTCGCTCCAGCACGACCAATCCAAGGCACGGCTGTTGCAGGACGAGCGTTTTCTGGTCCAACTCGGCGTGCTGGATCCCGCTGGGAAACCCAGGCCCCAGATGGGCGATAAGTACCGCCAAGTGCACCACTTCATCGAACTGGTGGCCCCGCTCACCCGCGAGATGCAGCCGGGCGAACGCGTCAAAGTGGTCGACCTCGGCTCCGGCAAAGGTTACCTGACGTTCGCATTGTACGTGTTTCTGACCGGGAAGGGCCTGCAGGCGGAGGTCACGGGCGTCGAACAGCGCCGGCCTTTGGTGGACCTCTGCAACGAGATCGCCGGAAGCTGCGGCTACGGCGGATTGCGGTTTGAAGCCGCCCGGATTTCCGAAACCAGCCTTGCCGGCGCTGACCTGGTCGTGGCCCTCCACGCCTGCGACACCGCTACCGATGACGCCTTGCTGGCTGCAATCCGGGCGGGTGCACGCTGGATCCTGGCTGCGCCGTGCTGCCACCAGGAAGTTCGTCCCCAGATCCGGCCGCCGGAGGGATTGGAACCGCTCTTCCGTTTCGGCATCCAGGTGGATCGCCTGGCGGAATCCGTCACCGATACCATCCGGGCGCTGTGCCTCGAGGCTGCCGGCTATGAGAGCCGGATCCAGGAATTCATCAACCTGGAACATACGCCCAAGAACCTTCTCATCCTGGCCGCCAAACGCCCGAAAACCGTTGATCAATGCCGGAAATGGCAGGAGGTCATCGCGTTCCAAACCCGCTTC